A region of Butyricicoccus intestinisimiae DNA encodes the following proteins:
- the mgsA gene encoding methylglyoxal synthase: protein MNIALIAHDKRKELMIQFCMAYCGILSKHNLCATGTTGKLVADATGLKIERYLAGMQGGEQQISARVSYNEIDMVLFFRDPNSNSEYEPDLHSLIRLCDMHNIPIATNVATAEMLVLGLDRGDLDWRDIVNPKPKR, encoded by the coding sequence TTGAATATTGCACTGATTGCACATGATAAAAGAAAGGAACTGATGATTCAGTTCTGTATGGCATACTGCGGAATTCTGTCCAAGCATAATCTTTGCGCGACAGGAACGACGGGTAAGCTGGTGGCAGATGCTACCGGTCTGAAGATTGAACGGTATCTTGCGGGCATGCAGGGCGGTGAGCAGCAGATTAGTGCTCGTGTATCGTACAACGAGATTGACATGGTGCTGTTCTTCCGTGACCCGAACTCCAACAGCGAGTACGAGCCGGATCTGCATTCCCTGATCCGACTGTGCGACATGCACAACATCCCGATTGCAACCAATGTTGCAACGGCGGAAATGCTGGTTCTTGGTCTGGATCGCGGCGATTTGGATTGGCGCGATATCGTCAACCCGAAGCCGAAGAGATAA
- the minD gene encoding septum site-determining protein MinD: MTKIIVIASGKGGTGKTSLAAGVGAALAKQDHKVLVVDGDSGLRNLDIVLGMSDRVVFSFADVASGMIPLTEAAAHHPDLEKLFLLTAPAEPLKSGALTADGMRLLARQANEEAFDYILIDGPAGLAEEYHAFAAVADEAIIITCGGSGSLRGAERMARVLEDDGVMQVRLVVNRIRRRLIRRGAIGTVDDAMDATGLCLLGIVPEDEAVSVAAGAGKPVQSDKARSAAAAYQNIARRLHGEEVPLMRL; encoded by the coding sequence ATGACGAAAATCATTGTTATTGCATCCGGCAAGGGAGGAACAGGCAAAACCTCTCTGGCAGCGGGCGTTGGCGCTGCGCTGGCGAAGCAGGATCATAAGGTTCTCGTTGTGGACGGGGACTCCGGTTTGCGCAACCTGGATATTGTGCTCGGCATGAGCGACCGCGTGGTATTTAGCTTTGCGGATGTTGCGTCCGGCATGATTCCGCTCACAGAAGCAGCGGCGCATCATCCGGATTTGGAAAAACTCTTCCTGCTCACTGCTCCGGCGGAGCCGCTCAAATCCGGCGCGCTGACGGCGGACGGCATGCGTCTGCTGGCGCGTCAGGCAAATGAGGAGGCGTTCGACTACATTCTCATCGACGGACCGGCGGGGCTCGCAGAAGAATATCACGCGTTTGCGGCCGTGGCAGATGAGGCGATTATTATCACCTGCGGCGGAAGCGGCAGTCTGCGCGGCGCAGAGCGCATGGCGCGTGTGCTGGAAGATGACGGCGTGATGCAGGTTCGGCTGGTTGTCAACCGCATTCGCAGACGACTGATCCGCAGGGGCGCGATTGGAACCGTAGACGATGCCATGGACGCGACGGGACTATGTCTGCTCGGCATTGTGCCGGAGGACGAAGCTGTCTCGGTTGCGGCGGGTGCCGGAAAGCCGGTACAGTCTGACAAAGCAAGAAGCGCAGCAGCTGCCTACCAGAACATTGCGCGGCGGCTGCACGGTGAAGAAGTACCGCTGATGCGTTTATAA